A stretch of the Lolium perenne isolate Kyuss_39 chromosome 3, Kyuss_2.0, whole genome shotgun sequence genome encodes the following:
- the LOC127345260 gene encoding F-box/FBD/LRR-repeat protein At1g13570, whose amino-acid sequence MSSRRQHPANMRSAVSSKRSRSEPLIDSLPEGIMHDIVSRLTLKDAVRTSCVSTTWRRLWRCHPDLCFDGPTILNREPGSRSRRRRHRFIRRVNAILESHDGTRLRRFKIAFTLDIRHAKYLDPWLNFALDSKASILSVNLRPVLHKGSVRSWEETYTLPVRMFSSQCASCIEMLQLGCVSLKPPHDFDGFANLRVLDLEYVYMLGGNLDLLLSKCNALECLRLSRCCPMPNLKVQQPLCRLSYLSVRECLPRGMEFNAPNLTKLDYSGQAIPITLSESMKLTQATVALMGYDDTLEHVLTELPKTLSHVETLSVRTCINTEVFGFSRCLVKYNHLIKLEVTVSILGDSRNRNGILRLANLLEVAHHLQRLELNMLPHVSTGFLNNVPEAYWHIQPCTHRHLEQVEVSGFIGVNGQLELVLYILDNAVALRGMSIEPRVTAYDRVFGYWAGLDIDIKTGRECVLKNILPEDYPDVQIEIF is encoded by the exons ATGTCGAGCAGACGCCAACACCCTGCAAACATGAGATCAGCTGTTTCGTCTAAAAGAAGCAGATCTGAGCCTCTTATCGACAGTCTTCCTGAG GGTATTATGCATGACATAGTATCAAGGCTGACACTGAAGGATGCTGTCAGGACCAGTTGCGTGTCGACAACCTGGAGACGGCTCTGGAgatgccatcctgacttatgcttCGACGGTCCTACGATCCTGAACCGCGAGCCCGGcagcaggagcaggaggaggaggcacAGGTTCATCCGGCGTGTCAATGCTATCTTGGAATCCCACGACGGTACAAGGCTAAGGAGGTTTAAGATTGCGTTTACTCTCGACATAAGGCACGCGAAATATCTGGATCCATGGCTCAATTTCGCGCTTGATTCGAAGGCGTCTATACTTTCTGTTAATTTGCGCCCGGTGTTGCACAAGGGTTCTGTGAGGTCTTGGGAGGAAACATACACCTTGCCGGTTCGTATGTTTAGCAGTCAGTGTGCATCTTGCATCGAGATGCTTCAGCTTGGCTGCGTGTCTTTGAAGCCACCGCACGATTTCGATGGTTTTGCAAACCTTAGGGTGCTGGATCTCGAGTATGTTTACATGTTGGGAGGAAATCTTGATCTGCTCTTGTCCAAGTGCAATGCATTGGAGTGTTTGCGCTTGAGTCGTTGTTGCCCGATGCCTAATCTGAAAGTGCAGCAACCACTCTGCCGGCTAAGTTATTTATCTGTTCGGGAGTGTCTGCCGCGGGGTATGGAATTCAATGCTCCTAATCTAACGAAATTGGACTATTCGGGTCAGGCCATACCCATTACACTCAGTGAATCCATGAAGTTAACACAAGCCACCGTGGCGCTCATGGGGTATGACGACACTCTTGAACATGTCTTAACTGAACTTCCAAAGACCCTGTCTCATGTGGAGACACTGTCTGTGAGAACTTGCATAAACACTGAG GTGTTTGGATTCTCAAGATGTCTGGTGAAGTACAATCATTTGATAAAACTGGAGGTGACTGTAAGTATTCTGGGTGACTCAAGAAACCGAAATGGGATTCTTCGTTTAGCGAATCTTCTAGAGGTGGCCCATCACCTGCAAAGGCTCGAGTTGAAT ATGCTTCCACATGTGTCGACGGGCTTTTTAAACAATGTACCTGAAGCTTACTGGCACATTCAGCCATGCACCCACCGTCATCTTGAGCAGGTCGAGGTTTCAGGGTTTATCGGCGTAAATGGTCAGCTTGAGCTGGTATTGTACATCCTTGACAATGCGGTGGCTCTGAGGGGCATGTCCATAGAACCGAGGGTGACAGCATATGATCGTGTCTTTGGATACTGGGCAGGGTTAGATATTGACATAAAAACGGGCAGGGAATGTGTCTTGAAGAACATTTTGCCTGAAGACTACCCTGATGTGCAGATTGAGATCTTCTGA